Proteins encoded together in one Hylaeus volcanicus isolate JK05 chromosome 3, UHH_iyHylVolc1.0_haploid, whole genome shotgun sequence window:
- the LOC128873245 gene encoding uncharacterized protein LOC128873245, translating to MDNNMSYNRIYTTPQLSLVIKNLEIADAGIYLCHGEEGQEAENKFNYRIEPSFKESSVVHKEQGNITEWEKYRETYLGPVTIRFAVSKMSELSEIRDVGVTLHVISEWGPWGPCEQCVRGHGTRSSIGKCRVKRFINETIASQSDSSIVKFFQKAPSLPCNSILLEKEFPGVSMAVRYLPDYILKESCTKCVRVKKKSSRTFRYIKRYVLMEGAYLTVICPESSLETQVSWKKDSITLEKGVRRSFRKLDTVARVVVDAFGTLYLIDVSPYEAGNYTCSVDNVKVMQLKVIVVSKARLLTQEFLRHLGYLGYIFLLCSLCYCSGLIYTCKQRHKFRAVESIKQEGEEKEEVPLIDQ from the exons ATGGACAATAACATGTCGTATAATAGAATTTACACGACGCCCCAGCTGTCTCTGGTAATTAAGAATCTTGAGATCGCGGACGCTGGCATTTATTTGTGCCACGGCGAAGAGGGACAGGAggctgaaaataaattcaactaCAGAATCGAAC CGAGTTTTAAGGAATCCAGTGTCGTACATAAAGAGCAAGGGAATATAACCGAGTGGGAGAAATATCGTGAAACCTACCTGGGACCGGTTACCATTCGATTTGCC GTCTCTAAAATGTCGGAATTGTCTGAAATCCGAGATGTAGGAGTGACTTTGCATGTAATTTCCGAATGGGGTCCTTGGGGCCCGTGTGAACAATGCGTAAGAGGTCATGGCACTAGATCGAGTATAGGAAAATGTCGAGTAAAGCGATTTATAAATGAG ACGATCGCTAGCCAGAGCGATTCTTCGATAGTCAAGTTTTTCCAAAAGGCTCCGTCATTGCCCTGCAA CTCTATTCTACTCGAAAAAGAGTTTCCTGGCGTCAGTATGGCGGTACGGTATTTACCTGACTACATCCTGAAGGAATCGTGTACAAAGTGTGTGCGGGTAAAGAAGAAGTCGTCTCGCACGTTTAGATACATCAAACGATACGTGCTCATGGAAGGAGCTTACCTCACCGTCATTTGTCCCGa GTCGAGCTTGGAAACGCAAGTGTCGTGGAAGAAGGATTCGATCACATTGGAAAAAGGCGTCCGTAGATCATTTCGCAAATTGGATACGGTTGCTCGCGTGGTAGTAGACGCGTTCGGGACGCTTTATCTGATAG ACGTTTCCCCTTACGAGGCAGGGAACTATACCTGCTCTGTCGATAACGTTAAGGTGATGCAACTGAAAGTAATCGTTGTTTCCAAAGCCAGACTATTAACTCAAG AATTTTTGCGTCACCTGGGATACCTGGGATATATATTCCTGCTGTGCTCGCTTTGCTACTGCAGTGGACTGATTTACACCTGTAAACAGAGGCACAAATTTCGCGCGGTCGAGTCGATCAAACAGGAAGgcgaagaaaaagaggaagtACCGTTGATCGATCAATAG
- the LOC128873244 gene encoding uncharacterized protein LOC128873244 has product MNLRTRVAAVLAILCLIPVERATGILRRCVNCRSRGDLGSCKDPFTMNSTEIEMEKGVDAVPCASGWCGKIIESHGINNEYGTATQRLCFQRGPDDGEERCAYTMWNYKKVYMCLCYGDLCNGTTTLTASNGLILTMICFFLRRLVSIY; this is encoded by the exons ATGAATCTTAGGACAAGGGTTGCCGCGGTACTCGCGATTCTTTGTCTGATTCCAGTTGAGAGAGCAACCG GTATCCTACGGAGATGCGTGAATTGTAGATCGAGAGGAGATTTGGGATCGTGCAAGGATCCGTTCACGATGAACTCGACGGAGATCGAAATGGAGAAAGGCGTGGATGCTGTCCCATGCGCGTCTGGATGGTGTGGCAAAATAATCGAAAGTCACGGTATAAACAACG AATACGGCACTGCCACGCAGAGGCTTTGTTTCCAACGTGGGCCCGACGACGGCGAGGAGAGGTGCGCTTACACAATGTGGAATTACAAAAAAGTGTACATGTGTCTTTGTTACGGGGATCTATGTAACGGAACGACGACACTGACCGCTTCCAACGGATTGATTCTTACGATGATTTGCTTTTTCCTTCGACGGTTAGTTTCGATATACTAG
- the LOC128873243 gene encoding uncharacterized protein LOC128873243 isoform X3, protein MTMMKAVVFLVAIAATRALPLSKVHVKFVSPPHIYEHGITTDGDRTIDQRSYVSIGRRSATGNPRQFGHRLRSTNNNVPVYIKPENAESLWPVGVFIPPVDINDLGYSSHESKHVTPDFSNGLEYHDPYLLTGEKAMLAVKYLYGFGELFYDDIPHERALLRNQEERRQNGLHGHILRSLRPSSPFYRKH, encoded by the exons ATGACAATG ATGAAAGCAGTGGTCTTCCTAGTTGCGATAGCAGCAACTAGAGCTTTGCCCCTCTCGAAGGTGCacgtgaaatttgtttcccCTCCCCATATTTACGAACACGGTATTACGACAGACG GGGATCGAACGATCGACCAGAGATCCTACGTCTCTATAGGAAGACGAAGCGCAACAGGAAACCCGAGGCAGTTCG GGCACCGTCTACGATCAACGAACAATAACGTACCGGTATATATTAAACCAGAAAATGCGGAATCCTTGTGGCCCGTAGGTGTATTCATTCCGCCGGTAGATATCAATGATCTAGGGTACAGTTCCCACGAATCAAAACACGTGACACCCGATTTTTCTAACGGACTCG AATATCACGACCCGTATCTATTGACTGGCGAAAAAGCGATGTTAGCGGTGAAATATCTTTATGGCTTCGGTGAACTGTTTTACGATGACATTCCGCACGAAAGAGCGCTCCTGAGAAATCAAGAAGAGAGAAGACAAAACGGTCTCCATGGTCATATACTAAGGAGCTTGAGGCCTTCTTCTCCGTTCTATAGAAAGCATTGA
- the LOC128873243 gene encoding uncharacterized protein LOC128873243 isoform X4, with protein sequence MKAVVFLVAIAATRALPLSKVHVKFVSPPHIYEHGITTDGDRTIDQRSYVSIGRRSATGNPRQFGHRLRSTNNNVPVYIKPENAESLWPVGVFIPPVDINDLGYSSHESKHVTPDFSNGLEYHDPYLLTGEKAMLAVKYLYGFGELFYDDIPHERALLRNQEERRQNGLHGHILRSLRPSSPFYRKH encoded by the exons ATGAAAGCAGTGGTCTTCCTAGTTGCGATAGCAGCAACTAGAGCTTTGCCCCTCTCGAAGGTGCacgtgaaatttgtttcccCTCCCCATATTTACGAACACGGTATTACGACAGACG GGGATCGAACGATCGACCAGAGATCCTACGTCTCTATAGGAAGACGAAGCGCAACAGGAAACCCGAGGCAGTTCG GGCACCGTCTACGATCAACGAACAATAACGTACCGGTATATATTAAACCAGAAAATGCGGAATCCTTGTGGCCCGTAGGTGTATTCATTCCGCCGGTAGATATCAATGATCTAGGGTACAGTTCCCACGAATCAAAACACGTGACACCCGATTTTTCTAACGGACTCG AATATCACGACCCGTATCTATTGACTGGCGAAAAAGCGATGTTAGCGGTGAAATATCTTTATGGCTTCGGTGAACTGTTTTACGATGACATTCCGCACGAAAGAGCGCTCCTGAGAAATCAAGAAGAGAGAAGACAAAACGGTCTCCATGGTCATATACTAAGGAGCTTGAGGCCTTCTTCTCCGTTCTATAGAAAGCATTGA
- the LOC128873753 gene encoding solute carrier family 41 member 1-like isoform X2 translates to MVVFPDSSTESAFLAVNAIKLNNRADHEQLPNMPNDTRVKDHAFTISRGNAWNGKDNYALDFDCMEKAGDEKLHALADIKAEPDIVKKVADPDPDFHNHPAGFGNNTHANERWYQTTLQVAVPFFVAGIGTIGAGLVLDEVKDWTVFTTVSQLLILVPSLLGLKGNLDMCLASRLCTQVNLGNMHEFREIAKMIIGNIALVQIQAIVASILVSIFAVVVDAIAEGSAYTFEWKHCLLLAASSVSTATSSCFILDFVMIAVIMLSYRCKMNPDNLATPLAASVGDVVSLSVLSAIASSLFARLETQMWVLYVILGCYLLVLPFWIYVVLNNEYTRNVLTSGWVPVLSALFISGFGGLILDYVVHFNGFVIFQPIINGIGGNLVSVQASRISTTLHQISIMGILPPSSKMWVSPWKALFKGSPYAKTARILISMAIVGELVFIFIADYIKHGESTIQAYFAVSYLVVAVLQVMLLLYVAHIIIHAMWRHKIDPDNSAIPYLTALGDLTGTLFLAVAFWFLRTIHEEYGRE, encoded by the exons ATGGTCGTTTTTCCGGACTCGTCGACTGAATCGGCGTTTTTGGCCGTAAATGCTATAAAGTTAAACAACCGTGCGGATCATGAGCAATTACCAAACATGCCAAACGACACGAGAGTTAAGGATCACGCGTTCACCATATCGCGCGGTAACGCGTGGAACGGCAAGGATAACTATGCGTTGGATTTCGACTGCATGGAGAAGGCAGGCGACGAGAAACTGCACGCATTGGCGGACATTAAAGCGGAACCGGACATTGTGAAAAAAGTGGCAG ATCCTGATCCTGATTTTCATAATCACCCGGCTGGATTCGGCAACAACACCCACGCGAACGAGAGATGGTATCAGACAACCCTACAAGTCGCTGTGCCATTTTTCGTCGCCGGGATAGGCACCATCGGAGCGGGTCTGGTTCTCGACGAGGTCAAG GACTGGACAGTGTTCACCACCGtttctcaattattaattctggTGCCCTCTTTGTTAGGATTAAAAGGCAATCTCGACATGTGCTTGGCCTCCCGCTTGTGTACCCAAGTGAACTTGGGGAACATGCACGAATTTCGAGAAATAGCGAAAATGATTATCGGTAACATCGCGCTAGTACAAATACAAGCTATCGTCGCGTCTATTTTGGTGTCGATTTTCGCAGTTGTGGTCGACGCGATAGCAGAAGGCTCCGCGTATACATTCGAGTGGAAACACTGTCTTTTATTGGCCGCATCCAGCGTATCCACCGCCACCAGTTCTTGCTTTATCCTAG ATTTCGTAATGATCGCCGTCATTATGCTATCGTATCGATGCAAAATGAACCCTGACAATTTGGCGACACCTTTGGCAGCGTCCGTCGGAGACGTGGTATCGCTTAGCGTACTATCGGCGATCGCGTCTTCGTTGTTCGCGAGATTAGAAACGCAAATGTGGGTTCTGTACGTAATACTTGGCTGTTACTTGTTGGTACTGCCATTTTGGATCTACGTCGTCCTGAACAACGAATACACCAGAAACGTTTTAACGTCCGGATGGGTTCCTGTCTTGTCTGCTCTATTTATTAGCGG ATTCGGCGGTTTAATTCTCGACTACGTTGTTCATTTCAATGGATTCGTGATCTTTCAACCTATCATAAACGGAATTGGTGGTAATTTAGTCTCCGTACAAGCATCTCGGATCTCCACTACGTTGCATCAGATATCGATTATGGGAATTTTACCTCCGTCTTCGAAAATGTGGGTTAGCCCGTGGAAGGCTCTCTTCAAAGGCT CGCCGTACGCGAAAACTGCCAGAATACTCATTTCCATGGCGATAGTCGGCGAATTGGTCTTCATCTTTATCGCGGATTACATCAAACACGGAGAATCCACGATACAAGCATATTTCGCGGTCTCTTACCTCGTGGTGGCCGTTTTGCAA GTCATGTTACTGCTTTACGTGGCGCATATAATTATTCACGCTATGTGGCGGCACAAGATTGACCCGGATAATTCAGCTATACCGTACCTGACAGCTTTGGGCGACCTTACGGGAACTTTATTCTTGGCGGTGGCGTTCTGGTTCCTAAGAACCATTCACGAAGAATATGGTCGTGAATGA
- the LOC128873243 gene encoding uncharacterized protein LOC128873243 isoform X1 gives MRRCESCMSEPIHSHLLRITAQTCAHAHTHTNVRVRGYCFQMKAVVFLVAIAATRALPLSKVHVKFVSPPHIYEHGITTDGDRTIDQRSYVSIGRRSATGNPRQFGHRLRSTNNNVPVYIKPENAESLWPVGVFIPPVDINDLGYSSHESKHVTPDFSNGLEYHDPYLLTGEKAMLAVKYLYGFGELFYDDIPHERALLRNQEERRQNGLHGHILRSLRPSSPFYRKH, from the exons ATGCGCCGCTGCGAGTCCTGTATGAGCGAACCAATTCACAGTCATCTATTGCGTATAACTGCACAAACATGCGCGCATGCACACACGCATACTAACGTACGTGTGCGAGGATATTGCTTCCAG ATGAAAGCAGTGGTCTTCCTAGTTGCGATAGCAGCAACTAGAGCTTTGCCCCTCTCGAAGGTGCacgtgaaatttgtttcccCTCCCCATATTTACGAACACGGTATTACGACAGACG GGGATCGAACGATCGACCAGAGATCCTACGTCTCTATAGGAAGACGAAGCGCAACAGGAAACCCGAGGCAGTTCG GGCACCGTCTACGATCAACGAACAATAACGTACCGGTATATATTAAACCAGAAAATGCGGAATCCTTGTGGCCCGTAGGTGTATTCATTCCGCCGGTAGATATCAATGATCTAGGGTACAGTTCCCACGAATCAAAACACGTGACACCCGATTTTTCTAACGGACTCG AATATCACGACCCGTATCTATTGACTGGCGAAAAAGCGATGTTAGCGGTGAAATATCTTTATGGCTTCGGTGAACTGTTTTACGATGACATTCCGCACGAAAGAGCGCTCCTGAGAAATCAAGAAGAGAGAAGACAAAACGGTCTCCATGGTCATATACTAAGGAGCTTGAGGCCTTCTTCTCCGTTCTATAGAAAGCATTGA
- the LOC128873243 gene encoding uncharacterized protein LOC128873243 isoform X2, whose translation MKMHQWLSMKAVVFLVAIAATRALPLSKVHVKFVSPPHIYEHGITTDGDRTIDQRSYVSIGRRSATGNPRQFGHRLRSTNNNVPVYIKPENAESLWPVGVFIPPVDINDLGYSSHESKHVTPDFSNGLEYHDPYLLTGEKAMLAVKYLYGFGELFYDDIPHERALLRNQEERRQNGLHGHILRSLRPSSPFYRKH comes from the exons atgaaaatgcacCAGTGGTTAAGT ATGAAAGCAGTGGTCTTCCTAGTTGCGATAGCAGCAACTAGAGCTTTGCCCCTCTCGAAGGTGCacgtgaaatttgtttcccCTCCCCATATTTACGAACACGGTATTACGACAGACG GGGATCGAACGATCGACCAGAGATCCTACGTCTCTATAGGAAGACGAAGCGCAACAGGAAACCCGAGGCAGTTCG GGCACCGTCTACGATCAACGAACAATAACGTACCGGTATATATTAAACCAGAAAATGCGGAATCCTTGTGGCCCGTAGGTGTATTCATTCCGCCGGTAGATATCAATGATCTAGGGTACAGTTCCCACGAATCAAAACACGTGACACCCGATTTTTCTAACGGACTCG AATATCACGACCCGTATCTATTGACTGGCGAAAAAGCGATGTTAGCGGTGAAATATCTTTATGGCTTCGGTGAACTGTTTTACGATGACATTCCGCACGAAAGAGCGCTCCTGAGAAATCAAGAAGAGAGAAGACAAAACGGTCTCCATGGTCATATACTAAGGAGCTTGAGGCCTTCTTCTCCGTTCTATAGAAAGCATTGA
- the LOC128873753 gene encoding solute carrier family 41 member 1-like isoform X1 codes for MVVFPDSSTESAFLAVNAIKLNNRADHEQLPNMPNDTRVKDHAFTISRGNAWNGKDNYALDFDCMEKAGDEKLHALADIKAEPDIVKKVAAGLKTPNGQKNKADMSLPKLGGGSLSSGSSLVTISSIANSDPDPDFHNHPAGFGNNTHANERWYQTTLQVAVPFFVAGIGTIGAGLVLDEVKDWTVFTTVSQLLILVPSLLGLKGNLDMCLASRLCTQVNLGNMHEFREIAKMIIGNIALVQIQAIVASILVSIFAVVVDAIAEGSAYTFEWKHCLLLAASSVSTATSSCFILDFVMIAVIMLSYRCKMNPDNLATPLAASVGDVVSLSVLSAIASSLFARLETQMWVLYVILGCYLLVLPFWIYVVLNNEYTRNVLTSGWVPVLSALFISGFGGLILDYVVHFNGFVIFQPIINGIGGNLVSVQASRISTTLHQISIMGILPPSSKMWVSPWKALFKGSPYAKTARILISMAIVGELVFIFIADYIKHGESTIQAYFAVSYLVVAVLQVMLLLYVAHIIIHAMWRHKIDPDNSAIPYLTALGDLTGTLFLAVAFWFLRTIHEEYGRE; via the exons ATGGTCGTTTTTCCGGACTCGTCGACTGAATCGGCGTTTTTGGCCGTAAATGCTATAAAGTTAAACAACCGTGCGGATCATGAGCAATTACCAAACATGCCAAACGACACGAGAGTTAAGGATCACGCGTTCACCATATCGCGCGGTAACGCGTGGAACGGCAAGGATAACTATGCGTTGGATTTCGACTGCATGGAGAAGGCAGGCGACGAGAAACTGCACGCATTGGCGGACATTAAAGCGGAACCGGACATTGTGAAAAAAGTGGCAG CGGGTTTGAAAACCCCTAACGGCCAAAAGAACAAAGCGGACATGTCACTGCCCAAGCTTGGTGGTGGATCGCTTTCAAGTGGAAGTTCCTTAGTGACGATCTCTTCCATCGCAAATTCAGATCCTGATCCTGATTTTCATAATCACCCGGCTGGATTCGGCAACAACACCCACGCGAACGAGAGATGGTATCAGACAACCCTACAAGTCGCTGTGCCATTTTTCGTCGCCGGGATAGGCACCATCGGAGCGGGTCTGGTTCTCGACGAGGTCAAG GACTGGACAGTGTTCACCACCGtttctcaattattaattctggTGCCCTCTTTGTTAGGATTAAAAGGCAATCTCGACATGTGCTTGGCCTCCCGCTTGTGTACCCAAGTGAACTTGGGGAACATGCACGAATTTCGAGAAATAGCGAAAATGATTATCGGTAACATCGCGCTAGTACAAATACAAGCTATCGTCGCGTCTATTTTGGTGTCGATTTTCGCAGTTGTGGTCGACGCGATAGCAGAAGGCTCCGCGTATACATTCGAGTGGAAACACTGTCTTTTATTGGCCGCATCCAGCGTATCCACCGCCACCAGTTCTTGCTTTATCCTAG ATTTCGTAATGATCGCCGTCATTATGCTATCGTATCGATGCAAAATGAACCCTGACAATTTGGCGACACCTTTGGCAGCGTCCGTCGGAGACGTGGTATCGCTTAGCGTACTATCGGCGATCGCGTCTTCGTTGTTCGCGAGATTAGAAACGCAAATGTGGGTTCTGTACGTAATACTTGGCTGTTACTTGTTGGTACTGCCATTTTGGATCTACGTCGTCCTGAACAACGAATACACCAGAAACGTTTTAACGTCCGGATGGGTTCCTGTCTTGTCTGCTCTATTTATTAGCGG ATTCGGCGGTTTAATTCTCGACTACGTTGTTCATTTCAATGGATTCGTGATCTTTCAACCTATCATAAACGGAATTGGTGGTAATTTAGTCTCCGTACAAGCATCTCGGATCTCCACTACGTTGCATCAGATATCGATTATGGGAATTTTACCTCCGTCTTCGAAAATGTGGGTTAGCCCGTGGAAGGCTCTCTTCAAAGGCT CGCCGTACGCGAAAACTGCCAGAATACTCATTTCCATGGCGATAGTCGGCGAATTGGTCTTCATCTTTATCGCGGATTACATCAAACACGGAGAATCCACGATACAAGCATATTTCGCGGTCTCTTACCTCGTGGTGGCCGTTTTGCAA GTCATGTTACTGCTTTACGTGGCGCATATAATTATTCACGCTATGTGGCGGCACAAGATTGACCCGGATAATTCAGCTATACCGTACCTGACAGCTTTGGGCGACCTTACGGGAACTTTATTCTTGGCGGTGGCGTTCTGGTTCCTAAGAACCATTCACGAAGAATATGGTCGTGAATGA